The proteins below come from a single Edaphobacter acidisoli genomic window:
- a CDS encoding cold-shock protein, with translation MEQGTVKWFNDAKGFGFISRQNGEDVFVHYSAINSNGFKSLQEGQAVQFNVVKGPKGWQASDVQPL, from the coding sequence ATGGAACAGGGAACAGTAAAGTGGTTCAACGATGCCAAGGGGTTTGGCTTTATCAGCCGTCAGAACGGCGAGGATGTGTTTGTGCACTACTCGGCGATCAACTCCAACGGCTTCAAGAGCCTTCAGGAAGGCCAGGCAGTGCAGTTCAACGTGGTGAAGGGACCCAAGGGTTGGCAGGCATCTGACGTCCAGCCTCTCTAA
- a CDS encoding 2-oxoacid:ferredoxin oxidoreductase subunit beta: protein MATTPVTSEAPKPAAKTNRLGLQVLDYRGGKTTLCAGCGHNAISERIIDAYYEMGVKPERVMKLSGIGCSSKSPAYFMSRSHSFNSVHGRMPSVATGAILANSTMDAIGVSGDGDTASIGMGQFVHLLRRNVPLIYIIEDNGVYGLTKGQFSATADIGSKLKTGVINDLPAIDICALAIQLGATFVARSFSGDKKQLVTMLKAAIAHKGTVVLDVISPCVTFNDHEGSTKSYKYMQEHDEVISEIGFVPHFQEIDVEYDPGTTIDVQMHDGSHMRLRKLHENFDPTDRVNAVSALMTAHQNNEVLTGVFYIDTEKPSFTELLNLVDEPLATLPDSRVRPGKAALEDVMQRLM from the coding sequence ATGGCGACGACTCCTGTTACCTCTGAAGCACCAAAGCCGGCGGCAAAGACCAACCGCCTCGGCCTGCAGGTGCTCGACTACCGCGGCGGCAAGACAACACTCTGCGCCGGCTGCGGCCACAACGCAATCTCCGAGCGCATCATCGATGCCTACTACGAGATGGGCGTGAAGCCCGAGCGCGTCATGAAGCTCTCCGGCATCGGCTGCTCGTCGAAGAGCCCGGCCTACTTCATGAGCCGCTCCCACTCGTTCAACAGCGTCCACGGCAGAATGCCTTCGGTTGCGACCGGAGCCATTCTTGCCAACAGCACCATGGACGCAATCGGCGTCAGCGGCGACGGCGACACCGCCTCGATCGGCATGGGCCAGTTCGTCCACCTGCTCCGCCGCAATGTTCCGCTGATCTACATCATCGAAGACAACGGCGTCTACGGCCTCACTAAGGGCCAGTTCTCCGCGACGGCCGACATCGGCTCGAAGCTCAAGACCGGCGTCATCAACGACCTGCCCGCCATCGACATCTGCGCACTGGCCATCCAGCTCGGCGCAACATTCGTGGCCCGCTCGTTCTCCGGCGACAAAAAGCAGTTGGTCACGATGCTGAAGGCGGCCATCGCGCACAAAGGCACCGTCGTGCTCGATGTCATCTCGCCCTGCGTCACCTTCAACGACCACGAAGGCTCGACCAAGAGCTACAAGTACATGCAGGAGCACGACGAGGTCATCTCCGAGATCGGCTTCGTGCCGCACTTCCAGGAGATCGACGTCGAGTACGATCCAGGCACGACGATCGACGTCCAGATGCACGACGGCAGCCACATGCGCCTGCGCAAGCTGCACGAGAACTTCGACCCAACCGACCGCGTCAACGCTGTCTCGGCTCTGATGACAGCACACCAGAACAACGAAGTGCTCACCGGCGTCTTCTACATCGACACAGAGAAGCCCAGCTTCACCGAGCTTCTGAACCTGGTAGACGAACCGCTCGCCACGCTGCCCGACTCGCGCGTACGCCCCGGCAAAGCAGCACTGGAAGACGTGATGCAGCGCCTCATGTAG